DNA from Kitasatospora herbaricolor:
GGTCGCCGCCGGCCAGCTGGACATCGCCTTCGTGCACGAGAGCGAGGGGTTCCCGCTGCCCGTCCCGGCCGGCGCCGAGCACCGCGTGGTGGTGGCCCGCGAACCGCAGTTCGTCGCCCTCTCGGTCCGCCACCCGGCCGCCGCCCAGCCGGTGGTGCGGCTCGCCGACCTGGCCCACGACACCTGGATGGTGGACCCGACGGCCGACCACGAGTACGCCGCGCTGCGCCGGGTCTTCAGCGAGGCCGGGCTCGACCCGCGCGTCCTTCAGGTCCGCGACAACGCCACCGCCGCCGAACTGGTCGCCTCCGGCGAGGCCGTCCGCCCCTGCCAGCCGACCTCCACCCCCGGCCCGGGGACCGTCGTCCGGCCCGTCCACGGCGACCCCCTCGCCGTACGCCTGCTGCTCGCCTGGAGACCCCGGGCGCTCAGCGGCGCCGCGCTCGACGCCCTGCACACCGATCTCCGCGCCGCCTACACCGACCTGGCCCGGGTGAACCCGGCCTACCTGACCTGGCTGCTCCAGCACAACCGCTCCCTGCTGAACCTGCTCGGCCCGCCGCTT
Protein-coding regions in this window:
- a CDS encoding LysR family transcriptional regulator, translated to MELDVRHLRVLCAIADTGSVRKAAQQLGMTQPSLTTQLHRIERTVGGPLFTREQTGSQPTALGHSVLSRARPIITDLAALVTAARQESSGTAKRQLRIGSVGSRAVAAWLRRVHDRLPETDTTIHIDISAIALLRMVAAGQLDIAFVHESEGFPLPVPAGAEHRVVVAREPQFVALSVRHPAAAQPVVRLADLAHDTWMVDPTADHEYAALRRVFSEAGLDPRVLQVRDNATAAELVASGEAVRPCQPTSTPGPGTVVRPVHGDPLAVRLLLAWRPRALSGAALDALHTDLRAAYTDLARVNPAYLTWLLQHNRSLLNLLGPPLQLPVAQQPGG